The DNA window tggatttgttttgtagtgtttgtaaacgtttggatttgtttcgtaatgtttgtaaacgtttggatttgttgcataatgtttgtaaacgtttggcttaaattgctaaaaatgttaaacgtttggatttgtttcacgtttacaaatgtttggcttatattgctaaaaatgtgaaacgtttgaatttgtttcataacgtttgcaaacgttttgcttaaatcgctaaaaaggtgaaacatttggatttgtttcgtaacgttttaaacgtttggttttgtttcgtaagtttgtaaacatttggcataaatcgctaaaaaggtgaatcatttgaatttgtttcgtaaccttttaaacgtttggcttaaatcgctaaaaaggtggaaagtttggttttgtttcgtaacgtttgtaaacgtttgacttaaattgctaaaaagatgaaacgtttggttttgtttcgtaacgttggtaaacgtttggcttaaattgctaaaaaggtgacacatttgtatttgtctcgtaacctttgtaaacgtttggcttaaatcgctaaaaaggcgaaacgtttggttgtgtttcgtaacctttgtaaacgtttggcttaaatctctaaaaaggtgaaacgtttggatttgttctgtaatgttggtaaacatttggcttaaattgataaaaaggtgaaacgcttggatttgtttcgtaacgtttgtaaacattttgcttaaatcgctaaaatggggaaacgtttgaatttatttcgtaatgttttaaacgtttggtttcgtttcgtaacgtttgtaaacgtttggcttcaatcacaaaaaagggaaacgtttggatttgtttcgtaacgtttgtaaacgtttggcttaaatcgctaaaaaagggaaatatttggatttgtttttgcaacgtttgtaaacgtttggcttaaattgcaaaaaaagtgaaacattaggattcgtttcgtaacttttgtaaacgtttggcttcaatcgctgaaaaggtgaaacgtttggatttttttcataacgtttgtatgcgtatggcttaaattgctaaaaaggtgaaacgtttggatttgtttcataacgtttgtaaacgtttggcttaaaacgctaaaaaggtgaaacgtttggatttgtttcgtaacgttttaaacgtttggttttatttcgtaacgtttgaaaacgtttggcttaaatcgctaaaaaggtgaatcgtttggatttgtttcataacgttttaaatattcggcttaaatcgctaaaaaagtgaaacgtttgattttgtttcgaaacgtgtgtaaatgtttggcttaaatcgctaaaaagatgaaacgcttggattcgtttcgtaacgtttgtgaacgtttagcttaaattgttaaaaaagtgaaacgcttggatttgtttcgtaatgtttgtatatgtttggcttaaatcgctaaaaaattgaaacgtttggatttgtttcgtaacgtttgtaaacgtttggatatgttgcataacgtttgtaaacgtttggcttaaattgctaaaaatctgaaacttttcgatttgtttcacgtttataaacgtttggcttatactgctaaaaatatgaaatatttggatttgtttcgtaacgtttgcaaacttttggcttaaatcgctaaaaaggttaaacgtttggatttgtttcgtaacgttttaaacgtttggttttgtctcgtaagtttgtaaacgtttggcttaaatcgctaaaaaggtgaatcgtttggatttgtttcgtaacgttttaaacatttggcttaaatcactaaaaaggtggaacgattggttttgttttgtaatgtttgtaaacgttttgcttaaatcgctaaaaagatgaaacattttgttttgtttcgtaacgtttgtaaacgtttggcttagatcgcaaaaaaggtgaaacatttggatttgttttgtaacatttctaaacgtttggcttaaattgctaaaatggggaagcgtttggatttgttttgtagcgtttgtaaacgtttggcttaaattgctaaaaaggtgaaacgcttggatttgtttcgtaacgtttgtaaacgtttggcttaaattcctaatgaggtggaacgtttggttttgtttcgtaacaattataaacgtttgtaaacgtttggcttaaattgctaaaatggggaagcgtttcgatttgtttcgtaaagtttgtaaacgtttggcttaaatcgctaaaaatgtgaaacatttagatttgtttcgtaacgttttaagcatttgcctttgtttcgtacgttttaaacgtttagtttaaatcgttaaaaaggtgaaacatttgattttgtttcgaaacatttgtaaacgtttggcttaaatcactaaaaaggtgaaacgtttggatttgtttcgtaacgtttgtaaacgtttggattaaatcgctaaaaaggtgaaacgtttggatttgtttcgtaacgtttataaatgtttggcttaaattgctaaaatggggaaacgtttggatttgtttcgtaacgtttgtaatcgtttggcttaaatcgctaaaaaggtgaaacgtttggatttgttttgtaacgtttgtaagtgtttagcttaaattgctaaaaaggtgaaacgcttgaatttgtttcgtaacgttcgtaaacgtttggcttaaattgctaaaatggggaaacgtttcgattagtttcgtgacgtttgtaaacgtttggcttaaatcgctaaaaatgtgaaatgtttggatttgtttcgtaacgttttaaacgttttgttttgtttcgtacgttttaaacattttcggAATTGACGGACCAAACTTTTTGGAAACTGCAAAATCTTATGTGTGGAGTAGGGGTTCTTGGCCTATTCTAGGGGAATTTAGGGTTTCTGGTTCTTTTttggtaattaaattttttccgaCCTCCTGCTAAGCTAGCTAACAGGGTATTTATAGAGGAGTTTGTGACCTAGGGTTTACTAGAATCTTCTAGGGttgaaagtgtgtgaagtgataagTTTTTAGGTGTTAAGTTAAacctcttttaatttatttaaatctgTATTTAATCTTGGTGGCTAAGCAAAAGGGTGCTAAAAGGTTATTTTGGTGCCTATAAGTACCAAAAAGGCTTCTATGATACTATGGGTTTGGATATGGTCAATTTTacttgaacaaaggatcaattaaccccctcaacttggcacgaagtatTAAATAGGTCCAAGGTCGTGAAACCGAATCAATTAGACCCATTACTATGACAAACCGGATCAAATACACCCTCCCCCACTCTCaccataacgtttgaaacacaCTCTCCATTAGCAAATGGAAAAAAGTTAAAGTGGTCCTAAATATTTGTCTCATTcgttaaattaacaattaattattttcaaatctcaatttaattcttataattttaaaacttcatataccatataatttttttaaaatacaattgaGGGACTTTTTGACACTTTTACCTTCTATTTTCTTAATCAAAAGTCCATGTAAGTATTGTTCACTATGCTTGCTGACTGTTCCCATGTAAGTATTGTTCACTATGCTTGTGCTTCTGATTTTATCGGGACTTGTTGTCCGCTTATCTGGATGTTTATCCCCGTTTTACAGTTGCCGATGTCTAAGGCTATACACTTGGCCGATGCGGAGGGATTAGCTATGGATTGTACCTATACCAATGAGGGTAAAAATTCCAGGATACAATATGATTTATtctatatgtatgcatgtatgcaatTTTAGCTCTGACTGCTCTATGGTTTCTTGCAGTACTAAATCGATAAGTTGAGTGAGAGATTGCGGCGGGCGGAGATGGGCCCTGTTGGTAGTGATAGTGTTCCCCCTGGATTTCCCGAAAGGAGAGGAGGTCACGTACTTGGAGACCGAGGTGGACTCTGGGACCacgcttcttcttcttctcgaGTGCATGTTGGGCGCGATGAGGGAAGCATACTCTCTAGGAGCGTGGATGGCGATATTGAGCCGTTGTCATAAAAGTGGGACTCCGATAAGTAGATTGTACCTTCTTGTACCGTACTTGTTTAAAATTCTGGATGTTGTATTGCCTTGACAATGATCTTGtatttgtgtattttgaatacatgTTTGTGTTTTTGTCTTGCGAGGAATAACCGTTTTATTTGTGTTTTCTGCTTAGATTTAGGTCGATTCATATAATTGGGAGCCCGTAGTCCTATCAGTGTTTAAGTCGTGGGAGGCTTTAGTCTTGTGACTGATGCCCCCACTATCTATTAGTACAGGCTTGTTGAGGTTCATGAGAAAGTCTTGATGCCCCATGCTATCTGAATTTCCATCTCGAGATAGTGGCGGCATTGCGCCAGTCTGGGTAATTATGGAGTAAGAGGTTGAAATCCCATCTTGTTTTTGGAGGAAGGCCCAATGCCTATCTTGAATTCTTCTAGAGTGGTGTAGAGATTTTGAGCCTGCGTTGATTTTAGTGCGAAGGTCTACCGCCTGTTCTGAGGACATTAATGCCCCCTAATTATGGGATGAGGACTAAGATTCCCCATGTCATCTGGGATAAGGACTCTGATGCTCCTTGCGTTGTTTTTTGTTTGGGTTCAAGCTCTATAGGAAGCCTATTGAGAGGACTCTAACGTCCACTGTCATCCGGATTTCCTTCTCCGGGTAGTAGAGGCATGTTGCATGTCTGGGTCTTTCTGGTAGTGTAGAGACTTTGAAGTCTTCTCCGAGTACCTTGACGCCCCCTGTTATTCGGATGCCCTTCGTAGGACGGTAGAGGCATAGCGCCTAAGCTGAGTAGGAGGCCTGAAACCTATGACGAGGGTTTCGATGCCCCCAGCTATCCAGATTTCCGTCTCATGATAGTAGTGGCGCAGTGCCTCTTTTGGGTTTCAGAGGCATGTAACCCGTGGTTCTTGAGGTGTATCGTGCTTGTGGAGTTAATGAGCTTGCTCGGGGCATCCAAATTTGCGAAAATTGGCCCCATTTTTCACTTTCCTGAGCTTGTCTATTGTAGACTCGGTACTAGCCCCTCATTGAAGCATTAAATTTTCTAGTAGGGGAATGGATGATTCAATGAAGAATCTTGCTCTTGCTTATTTTGGAATCTGTAATCTGGCCTTGGATGGACTGTTCTGTAGTTTCTATGACAGTTTATGCGCATTCAACTATAAACACCGCTACTAGAAAAAAGATGCataagaaaattttgaatttcaaagtttaaataaaaattttgttCCATTGTCTCAAAATGCTTTTAGATTTATGGTCATTTGTATGTCCTTTATAAGGACATGCACCAATCAATAATCCCAATATTCATATATGATAAAAGATCCATTCACCGATCCATTCAATAGCTGGTATAATTAAGATACATTCTGTTTCAAGTGGTCGTACCTCTGTTATCAATTAGTCCTTTCATATTTTCttaattgactattttttatgtTAGTGTTCTACTCGGTCGTGAGCAATGATCCGGGGAGGACTTCTAGTGAGCTGGGCTTCTCACTACTTAGACCATCCCGCTCTAAGATAGGTTGTTGGGAGGCTTTTGGGTGGTGGACTTTTGATTTTTTCCTATCCGGGCTAAACGGTATTTTTTGACGTGCCTCCCCCCCCCCACATTCGTAGAACTTTTTATGGCCAAATATTTTTGGCTAATAGGCTGAAACCTATAAGTAGGTTGTTGTCCTTTTTGAGACAATTTGATCGACTCACATTTTTTCAGGGGTAGAACCCATTGATGCAGAATTATCTATGGAAGTGGTCAACTTTTTTAGACCAATTGTTGAATGGATTATCCGAATGAGCAAATTTGTATATAAAGATGATTGAAAATAACATACCCATCGGGAAAAACATTTCATAAATGAGCAAACTTGGAATTCATCATTAACTTTggaaatcaaaataaatcaaataaatgaaTTGTTCAAAAATATTCGAATGCAAATAACAAAAACTACAGCTAAACTAAACTATTACAGCAAGATAGTTTAGGAGAACAAATCTCCAAGTGCCCCCAAACATGGTAGGGGTCACTATTTCAGTCTCCCTTGTGGCATCGTGGATGATGAGGTTGACACAGGATGCCAATTCTATGATTTACTCAACACTGGGCGCTTCGGTTGTCTGGTAGAGAAAGTCATCGATGTCTATCTCTTAAAATGCTAGAGCCTCTGACTGCTCCATCCTTTCTTTGATGATGTCTCAAAAGATTTCAATTCCTGGGACCTCTACGTCCATGATCATGACTGGTTCGGCTTGGCCTTGATACTGGTCTGTTTTGATCTCCTCTTCAATGAAGTAGTCAACTAATGTGTTCCTTGTGATCCTTTTTGTCTCTTGGTCGAAGCCCAAACCCGCTTTAGTGGTCTGTACCTTAAAGTCTGGCAGTTTGGATAGGCCTTGCAGCGATTTTCCAATTCCCATTTTGGGCATGTAGTTGGCTTTCTTCATCATGAGGATCCCTTTAGCATCCATGAATGTTACCTCTTCTGCCCGCCTAGTGGAGATACGGAATCGTGGTATCGGCATCATTTCATTGCCGGTAAACTTGATCATGTTGATCACCTTTCCCGATTCACCTTCAATCGTGGCTATCCCGCCTTTGAATGGGAATTTGATTTTCTAGTGTAGTTTGGAAGCGACACCTCCGACCTCATGAAACCATGGCCTTCCTAGTAGCAGTGAGAAAGTGTCTTCGATGGGTCCGGTCTTGATTAGGGTTTTGAGTGTCCCTTCTACCCCTCTCTTGGTCTCGTCATAGGCCTTGATGACCAGTTCTGATGGCTTCAAAGTCGCTGGATTCAGCCCAAGCCTTGGCAAGATGAGAGTCAGGCACACATTGATGGTGGACCCATCGTCGACCATTACATTGTTAATGTGCTTTTGCAAAATTTTAACTGTCATGTACAACGCTTTGTTGTGATGTCTCCCTTCCAGAGGTAGGTCATCTTCCGTAAAGACAATGGCGCCATCATTCTTGTTAGTTAGCGGACTGAGCATAACAGCGGGGGTCATATCTGGTTCGATGGCCATTGCGGACAGGGCTTTtacggatattaaactccctgggacactcaagtctcaggaaatctCAAAAAAGTCACTAatgtcaattttcttacaaaattgtcactgaactatacattttattacaaaagggttcacccatataaaacgacgtaaaaacctaacatttttgcttacgtggaaagaaaaaattacaaaaaggaacatagttcagtgaccttttggTAATAAAAGGAATGACCCAATGATTGTTttgtagttcacaaaaagtttagtattcttttcgtaacaatagaaatatttttttaataaaaggtatagttaagtgaccactttgtaagaaaattgactttaataaCCTTTTGGAAATTTCTTGAGACTTGaatgacccagggagtttaatatccgggCTTTTACTATTGCTTTTTGGTTTTCGTTGGAACGTATCAGTAGGTCTTAGAAGGTCTTGCTTGCACTTGACTTCCCAAGTTGGCTTTCTTGTAGTTTGTCGACCTGAACTGACTTTTCTTCAAGTATGTTTGTCTTCTCTGACACGGCATGCTTATCCTGTGGGAGGATTCCGTTTACATTCCTTGGGTCAGTTCCTGAGCCCTTCTTGAATATTATCTCCTCCTCGTCGTCTTCTCTGTCTGAGTCATACCAAGCATTGATGGGCCCGACAGTTTTAGTGTTTTGATCCTCTGTTTGCTCTTTTGGATGTACTTTTATCTGGTCGATCTCATCAAATTCTGGACCCCAGCCAGTTGGTACAATGTCCCTGAGAGGGACTCTAGGTGAGGATGTGTAGTATACCACGAAGTCATATTTTCTGGATGGTTGACCCAACGTGTCCATCAGTCTGACAAGCTTGACATCGGGAAAGGAACTCATGacctatttttcaattttctcatTCTCGTGACCCCCGTCAATCTTCATTAACTGGAAAGAAGGCTTGTCAATCCTTCCATGTTCTATTAGGCTCACGGTGGCGCTCTTAAAGTTTGCGCAGCTCTCTATTGAGTACCCGGACTCTCTGTGATACTCACAAAACTCATTGTTCCATGCATGATGGTCTATCAGTCCTTGAGACTTTAATTGTTGGAAAAGCTTCGTCAAATGCTTTTCTACTGGCATTTCTTGTTGAATCCCCACTTTCATAAGGCTAATGGAGTCAACATGTCACGACTcgaaatctcgagccgagaccggcgctagggaatgggagtggtagctccaaaactcgtagcaagcctaaaactataaacaatttttcgcgaataaacATACATCATTCATGACAAatataaacacgtgtcatgctataAACATGCCAGGCCACACATGGCCAACCATCACGAAACAAACGGTTACAACACAGGAAACATATCGTCTACATATTTTCAAACATtagagttatatttacagaaaaccgtTTGATATAGATCGAAACATAAAGCACCTATCTACTACAGCTCTAGAAGTAAAGTACCATATATTTACATACTTCAAAATATAAGACTTCTGagacaaggatagaagtccgtcacTTAAATGATTCTTTCACATGAGAGGGAAAACGGtaaggggtcagtatatgggaatatactgagtgagttcatataatttactaataagcatttaaaaaaaaacaatgttgTAAACATTTCATTCACGTATAGCCAAGTAAAGGATccaattgaaaccctaatcctcaaacatgcCAATCatattcaatcaaattaatcatttaatccaTTGGCatggtcccgggatagttcagcCGAGTTCAACCGCTGCcagtctcttaatcccaagttgtgggtcccgagatagttcaaccgagttcaacccactatatacgggtcccgagatagttcgaccgagttcaacctcgtatctatcaATTATATATCCAACTTTCCTATTCATATCAATAATCATATTCTCAGCTAATATCAATCGAAaatggtgatcacgcagtcctattacCGCCCAATAGGAAGGCACGTTACATCatatctatactggtttcaaattaaACATGTGTGCATCTCATGTAAAATACTTGTAAAAGTAAACATTCACTTCAAaagtaaagcaatataaaacgTTTGCTTTATGAACAATACtcttttaaatactttaaaagtaattttataaactcacagaaataGCTATCCAAAAACACCATTGTATTCAAACACCATTAAGCTTCATGAGCTCCCTGTCCGGTAGCCGcttgccttgccggatctagagacattctagactcgagacacaaacatatataaaactTGTCAAGTTCTAATCACGTTCTATTTGACTCACTTCTATTTTACTTAGTAACCTTCGATATAGCCTCGATATGGCTTTTGGTTTACAGATCAACCTAACCGCTTAACATCGAATCATACGTTATAACCTAACTGTCAAAAAGTTACAACTTCACATTCGTTTCTTTGTTAAATCGTTGTCCGAAAGCTTTAATTGACTCAAGAAACGTCTAGTCCAAGTTCTGAGCATCGAAAGGGGTCAAAAACAACCTAGGGGGCCCAGGTTTGACCTAGGCACGTCGTGCCAAGGTGTGTCGCGTCGCGACACCCTCCTTCACGTCATGTCGAAGGCTGGCACGACGTGAGGTCGGGGCAGCAGCCCTTGCTGCTCCTAAAACACCTCACAGACATATTCTTATGTGCTTAACACATTCTTGAACGCATCCAACATCCAAACAACATCTAAATACATCAAAAACCTATGAAAAACGCCTAGAACGAATCAAATACAAGATTTCGATACTGTTTTTCCGTAACTCTAATGTTCAAATAAAATATCCATCAAGTAAACTCAAAAGAATGACGAAACGACGTGCTCAGCTTGATTACCCgctgaaatacgatcgattcgagctaaGAAACGTCAAAAATGGTTGAGAATCGGTGATCGAGCGTAAGAAACGGTGATGGCGATTATGATTGAGAGGAAATGAAGTTTTTGGGTTCTGGAATTTTCATTCTTAATGAAAGGggaaaatatatatatggatgGTTAAAGTACTGTTTAGCTCGAGCAGCTCAAACTCGTACTTTAACCTAAAACCTTAATTAacatccgcgtccaaaattAAAACAGTCTCCAATTGACACGAAACTTTTcaaatagatttttaaaattattttacgaacgacggcgtaaaaataattaacttgggacatatactttattttatattaatttctttgACTTTTTCCTAGTCCCGCTAATACCCGCTctaacgaataataattttcaaataaaattattatttcgcgataaatcttataaaattattcCGACCATCATTTCCCACTCAATTCTTACTTCCGACCTACTTCGTTATTTAGGACACGTGGCACGATCTAATTACTTAAACatttatggggtattacattcacccccccttaaaataaatttgtcctcgaatttaaaactttagccACGTACATGGATTAAACATATATGGATACCTTTGTCGGATATCTTCTTTCCGTCTCCCATGTGCATTCCTCGACAGAATGATTCCTCCAAAGGACATTCACTATCAAAATTTCTTTGGTCCGAAGCTTTCGTACTTGCATATCGATAATCTCAACTGGTTTTTCTTTGTATGACAGTTCTTCATTAACTTCCACCGCCTGAGGTTGAATCATGCGAGAAGGATCTGATACATATTTCCGAAACATAGAAATATGAAACACAGGGTGGACTTGTGACATGTCTGGTGGCAATTCCAGCTTGTAAGAAATTCTTCCCATGCGTTTGACTATCTGGTATGGACCAATATATCTTGAAGATAACTTCCCCTTCTTACCAAAACAAACTACACCCTTCATAGGTGATACCTTGAGAAAAATGTAATCCCCAACTTAAAATTCTATATCTTTTCTCTTTGGGTCTGcataactcttctgtcgactgaaGGCAGTGTTCAGGCGTTGCCGtatcaatggtaccttctctgaagtaatctggataatctctgctcccgtcAACTTTCTTTCTCCGACTTCATCCCAATAGATAGGGAATCTACACTTGCGTCCATATAAGGCCTCGTacggagccatctcgatgcttgaaTGGTAGTTGTTATTGTAAGCAAACTCGACTAAAGGTAtatacgtatcccaactacctccaaaATCGAAAATGCATAATCAAAGCATATATTTTAGCGTTTGAATCGTTCGTTCTGACTGGCCGTCCGTTtgaggatgaaacgcagtgctgaagtTTAATCGTGTTCCCCAATGCCTCTTGTAAACTCTTCTAAAAATGAGAGGTAAACACACTGAACCTCAGTCTGAAACGATTGATGCCGGAACTCCATGTAAACTAACAATCCTATCGATATATACTTGAGCTAACTTTGTTACTGAA is part of the Mercurialis annua linkage group LG3, ddMerAnnu1.2, whole genome shotgun sequence genome and encodes:
- the LOC126672576 gene encoding uncharacterized protein LOC126672576, with the protein product MKKDIADFVAKCPTCQQVKLEHQRPYGFLQPLPIPEWKWEKITMDFMVGLPKTQKGFDSIWVIVDHLTKSAHFIPIKMIYSVTNWDTYIPLVEFAYNNNYHSSIEMAPYEALYGRKCRFPIYWDEVGERKLTGAEIIQITSEKVSPMKGVVCFGKKGKLSSRYIGPYQIVKRMGRISYKLELPPDMSQVHPVFHISMFRKYVSDPSRMIQPQAVEVNEELSYKEKPVEIIDMQVRKLRTKEILIVNVLWRNHSVEECTWETERRYPTKVFDVFRCCLDVGCVQECVKHIRICL